A single Oncorhynchus kisutch isolate 150728-3 unplaced genomic scaffold, Okis_V2 scaffold761, whole genome shotgun sequence DNA region contains:
- the LOC116361885 gene encoding polysialoglycoprotein-like, which translates to MGRHYLLITQTIFMIMGGVRELLLVVMTVGVVKVSCYPVGKSQKQDQVSLQRRLGELSSNDVSIVHALALLRIIGSDAKQTREEYLETNEVESQASPNHGSSPANDALSSEEKLRHMSSDDATSEAATGPSGDDATSEAATGPSGDDATSEAATGPSGDDATSEAATGPSGDDATSEAATGPSGDDATSEAATGPSGDDATSEAATGPSGDDATSEAATGPSGDDATSEAATGPSGDDATSEAATGPSGDDATSEAATGPSGDDATSEAATGPSGDDATSEAATGPSGDDATSEAATGPSGDDATSEAATGPSGDDATSEAATGPSGDDATSEAATGPSGDDATSEAATGPSGDDATSEAATGPSGDDATSEAATGPSGDDATSEAATGPSGDDATSEAATGPSGDDATSEAATGPSGDDATSEAATGPSSDDATSEAATGPSSDDATSEAATGPSSDDATSEAATGPSSGDATSVAATGPSSGDATSVAATGPSSGDDATSEAATGPSGDDATSEAATGPSGDDATSEAATGPSSDDATSEAATGPSSDDATSEAATGPSSDDATSEAATGPSSDDATSEAATGPSSDDATSEAATAATGPSSDDATSEAATGPSSDDATSEAATGPSSDDAT; encoded by the exons ATGGGAAGACATTACCTGTTGATAACACAGACTATTTTCATGATCATGGGAGGTGTGAGAGAATTGCTGCTCGTTGTGATGACTGTGGGGGTTGTCAAAG TTTCTTGTTACCCTGTTGGAAAGTCCCAGAAGCAAGATCAAGTCTCTCTGCAGAGGAGACTTGGAG AGCTGTCATCAAATGACGTCTCCATTGTGCATGCCCTGGCCTTGCTCCGAATCATAGGGTCTGACGCGAAACAAACCAGAGAAG AGTATTTAGAGACCAATGAAGTAGAatcccaagcttctccaaaccatgGTAGCTCTCCGGCAAATGATGCCCTGTCCTCTGAGGAGAAGCTGAGGCAcatgtcctctgacgacgccacctctgaagctgccaccggcccgtccggcgacgacgccacctctgaagctgccaccggcccgtccggcgacgacgccacctctgaagctgccaccggcccgtccggcgacgacgccacctctgaagctgccaccggcccgtccggcgacgacgccacctctgaagctgccaccggcccgtccggcgacgacgccacctctgaagctgccaccggcccgtccggcgacgacgccacctctgaagctgccaccggcccgtccggcgacgacgccacctctgaagctgccaccggcccgtccggcgacgacgccacctctgaagctgccaccggcccgtccggcgacgacgccacctctgaagctgccaccggcccgtccggcgacgacgccacctctgaagctgccaccggcccgtccggcgacgacgccacctctgaagctgccaccggcccgtccggcgacgacgccacctctgaagctgccaccggcccgtccggcgacgacgccacctctgaagctgccaccggcccgtccggcgacgacgccacctctgaagctgccaccggcccgtccggcgacgacgccacctctgaagctgccaccggcccgtccggcgacgacgccacctctgaagctgccaccggcccgtccggcgacgacgccacctctgaagctgccaccggcccgtccggcgacgacgccacctctgaagctgccaccggcccgtccggcgacgacgccacctctgaagctgccaccggcccgtccggcgacgacgccacctctgaagctgccaccggcccgtccggcgacgacgccacctctgaagctgccaccggcccgtccggcgacgacgccacctctgaagctgccaccggcccgtccggcgacgacgccacctctgaagctgccaccggcccgtcctctgacgacgccacctctgaagctgccaccggcccgtcctctgacgacgccacctctgaagctgccaccggcccgtcctctgacgacgccacctctgaagctgccaccggcccgtcctctggcgacgccacctctgtagctgccaccggcccgtcctctggcgacgccacctctgtagctgccaccggcccgtcctctggcgacgacgccacctctgaagctgccaccggcccgtctggcgacgacgccacctctgaagctgccaccggcccgtctggcgacgacgccacctctgaagctgccaccggcccgtcctctgacgacgccacctctgaagctgccaccggcccgtcctctgacgacgccacctctgaagctgccaccggcccgtcctctgacgacgccacctctgaagctgccaccggcccgtcctctgacgacgccacctctgaagctgccaccggcccgtcctctgacgacgccacctctgaagctgccaccg ctgccaccggcccgtcctctgacgacgccacctctgaagctgccaccggcccgtcctctgacgacgccacctctgaagctgccaccggcccgtcctctgacgacgccacc